In one window of Protaetiibacter larvae DNA:
- a CDS encoding DUF5997 family protein, which produces MTDSEAREDRRQQPKPPKPQYLSAQSAAKKLGIYLPAAPEAFREAQHSRDELAELQANPPEWLSTLRREGPHPRAEVSRRLGITNSGLARAGASDAMTTAEIQALIADPPEWLIAERRRANP; this is translated from the coding sequence ATGACCGACTCCGAGGCCCGCGAGGACCGCCGCCAGCAGCCGAAGCCGCCGAAGCCGCAGTACCTCTCCGCGCAGTCGGCGGCGAAGAAGCTCGGCATCTACCTTCCGGCCGCCCCGGAGGCGTTCCGCGAGGCGCAGCACTCCCGCGACGAGCTCGCCGAACTGCAGGCGAACCCGCCGGAGTGGCTGTCGACGTTGCGCCGCGAGGGTCCGCATCCGCGGGCCGAGGTGTCGCGTCGGCTCGGCATCACCAACTCCGGGCTGGCGCGTGCGGGTGCCTCGGACGCCATGACGACGGCCGAGATCCAGGCGCTCATCGCCGATCCGCCGGAGTGGCTCATCGCCGAGCGGCGTCGCGCGAACCCGTAG
- a CDS encoding LysR family substrate-binding domain-containing protein: MSAPFVVAFVPGVTPGKWVRIWEERMRRQPIEVRPLPQPEALAALRTGEVQMALVREVPADDELHVIPLYREQPVVVVAKEHPASALDTVDLRDLDGEPRQDGQDAAAVELVAAGVGVAIMPQSLARLHARRDVVARPLRDAPDTGIGLAWLRTNEDPRLETFIGIVRGRTVNSSR; encoded by the coding sequence GTGAGCGCACCCTTCGTCGTCGCCTTCGTTCCCGGAGTGACGCCCGGCAAGTGGGTGCGCATCTGGGAGGAGCGGATGCGGCGCCAGCCGATCGAGGTGCGCCCGCTCCCCCAGCCGGAGGCGCTCGCGGCGCTCCGCACGGGCGAGGTGCAGATGGCCCTCGTGCGCGAGGTGCCGGCCGACGACGAGCTGCACGTGATCCCCCTGTACCGCGAGCAGCCGGTCGTGGTGGTCGCGAAGGAGCATCCGGCCTCCGCGCTCGACACGGTCGACCTGCGCGACCTCGACGGCGAGCCCCGGCAGGACGGTCAGGATGCGGCGGCCGTCGAACTCGTGGCCGCGGGGGTGGGGGTGGCGATCATGCCCCAGTCGCTCGCGCGCCTGCACGCGCGGCGCGACGTCGTGGCACGCCCTCTCCGCGACGCACCCGACACCGGAATCGGCCTCGCCTGGCTGCGCACGAACGAGGATCCGCGGCTCGAGACCTTCATCGGCATCGTGCGGGGACGCACCGTCAACTCGTCCCGCTGA
- a CDS encoding exonuclease domain-containing protein, translated as MTFGGFGTTTRSTAPPAFMTTAFDGFAVIDVETTGLSARGDRVIELAVVHVDPMGVETGRWETLLNPGRDLGPQRIHGIRAADVLGAPGFADIAVRLIGLLDGRVPVAHNAAFDSRFLFAEFERAGIGVWSRPEFLCTMRLARTFLPGAGRSLGDCCAAYDIPLDGAHRAIADAVATSRLLAAYLTDARRDPEIAGPFTGLVGGRWPAAVTGGRPIPWKPRPLAVAPTTVSAFLGGLASRMPPVEAGPAESEEYLALLDRALLDRVLSAHEAAELLACAERLGLDRGAVEGLHLDYFSALTRVAWADGILTEQEVDELLAVAELLALPTAAIERALDPHRAARIVLEPRAVTMPSRSFALAPGDVVVLTGEMSRARISWETELTAAGLVVGAAVTKATRLLVAADPDSASGKARKARDYGIPIVNEAALSGLLAPLSGTS; from the coding sequence ATGACGTTCGGCGGTTTCGGCACCACCACCCGCTCCACCGCTCCACCCGCATTCATGACGACCGCGTTCGACGGCTTCGCGGTGATCGACGTCGAGACCACGGGGCTCTCGGCCCGCGGGGATCGCGTGATCGAGCTCGCGGTCGTGCACGTCGACCCCATGGGCGTCGAGACCGGCCGCTGGGAGACGCTGCTGAATCCGGGGCGCGATCTCGGTCCGCAGCGCATCCACGGCATCCGTGCCGCCGACGTGCTGGGCGCGCCCGGATTCGCGGACATCGCCGTGCGGCTCATCGGATTGCTCGACGGCCGCGTGCCGGTCGCCCACAACGCCGCCTTCGATTCGCGGTTCCTGTTCGCCGAGTTCGAGCGGGCCGGGATCGGCGTGTGGTCGCGCCCCGAGTTCCTGTGCACCATGCGGCTCGCCCGCACCTTCCTGCCCGGCGCCGGACGCTCGCTCGGCGACTGCTGCGCTGCCTACGACATCCCCCTCGACGGCGCCCACCGGGCGATCGCGGATGCGGTGGCCACCTCGCGCCTGCTCGCGGCCTACCTGACGGATGCGCGCCGCGACCCCGAGATCGCCGGGCCGTTCACGGGGCTCGTGGGCGGTCGCTGGCCGGCGGCGGTCACGGGGGGCCGACCCATCCCGTGGAAGCCGCGCCCCCTCGCCGTCGCGCCGACCACGGTGTCGGCGTTCCTCGGCGGGCTCGCCAGCCGCATGCCGCCGGTCGAGGCGGGCCCCGCCGAGTCGGAGGAGTACCTCGCCCTGCTGGATCGCGCGTTGCTGGATCGGGTGCTCTCGGCGCACGAGGCCGCCGAGCTGCTCGCGTGCGCCGAACGCCTGGGGCTGGATCGCGGCGCGGTCGAGGGGCTGCACCTCGACTACTTCTCGGCGCTCACGCGCGTCGCGTGGGCGGACGGGATCCTCACCGAGCAGGAGGTGGATGAACTGCTCGCCGTGGCGGAACTGCTCGCCCTGCCCACTGCCGCGATCGAACGCGCGCTTGACCCGCACCGCGCGGCGCGGATCGTGCTTGAGCCGCGCGCGGTCACCATGCCGTCGCGCAGCTTCGCCCTCGCGCCGGGGGATGTGGTGGTGCTGACGGGCGAGATGTCGCGAGCCCGGATCTCGTGGGAGACGGAGCTCACGGCTGCCGGCCTGGTCGTGGGCGCCGCGGTCACCAAGGCCACCCGACTGCTCGTCGCGGCCGACCCCGACTCGGCGAGCGGCAAGGCGCGCAAGGCACGCGACTACGGCATCCCGATCGTCAACGAGGCGGCCCTTTCGGGTCTGCTCGCCCCGCTCAGCGGGACGAGTTGA
- a CDS encoding YeiH family protein, with translation MRPGTRLAGLAVAAGGAALAWIIHVLLPDVPWLTAAFLIGLVLECVIPLRPLLDGVFAPGLGFSARSLLRLGIVLLGLDLSLSSLAALGWWGLLAIAALVVVAFAVTYLIARAFRLPGDEPVLLAAGFSICGVSAIGAMAAARRRPASGTPASGTPASGTPGPEMQESSTPTALVTLFGTAAIVVLPAFLAWGEGLGIRMTPGFFGAWVGASVHDVGQVVATAQTAGAAALAVAVVVKLTRVLALAPMVAIASLRTRRIARAEGVERGALPPVVPLFIVGFVALILVRTFVAVPDDVVAVADQLRNALLAAALVAIGAKLRLEQLLRTGGRALAAAALSWLVILVLGWGVAVVVMA, from the coding sequence GTGAGGCCGGGCACGCGGCTCGCCGGACTCGCGGTCGCGGCGGGCGGCGCCGCGCTCGCGTGGATCATCCATGTGCTGCTGCCCGATGTGCCGTGGCTCACGGCCGCCTTCCTGATCGGCTTGGTGCTCGAGTGCGTCATCCCGCTGCGGCCCCTGCTCGACGGGGTCTTCGCTCCCGGGCTCGGCTTCTCGGCACGCAGCCTGCTGCGACTCGGGATCGTGCTGCTCGGGCTGGATCTGTCGCTCAGCTCCCTCGCCGCGCTCGGCTGGTGGGGGCTGCTGGCGATCGCGGCGCTGGTCGTCGTCGCGTTCGCCGTCACCTACCTCATCGCCCGCGCGTTCCGGCTGCCGGGGGATGAGCCCGTGCTGCTGGCGGCCGGTTTCTCGATCTGCGGCGTCTCGGCGATCGGCGCGATGGCGGCCGCCCGGCGGCGCCCCGCATCCGGAACCCCCGCATCCGGGACCCCCGCATCCGGAACCCCCGGCCCAGAAATGCAGGAGAGTTCGACGCCGACGGCCCTCGTCACCTTGTTCGGCACCGCTGCCATCGTCGTTCTTCCTGCATTTCTGGCCTGGGGGGAGGGGCTCGGCATCCGGATGACGCCCGGGTTCTTCGGCGCCTGGGTGGGCGCGAGCGTGCACGATGTGGGTCAGGTGGTGGCGACCGCGCAGACCGCGGGTGCTGCGGCGCTCGCCGTGGCGGTGGTCGTGAAGCTCACGCGGGTGCTCGCGCTCGCCCCGATGGTCGCGATCGCGTCGCTGCGCACTCGCCGGATCGCTCGCGCGGAGGGCGTGGAGCGGGGCGCGCTGCCCCCCGTGGTGCCGCTGTTCATCGTCGGCTTCGTGGCGCTCATCCTGGTGCGCACCTTCGTGGCGGTGCCGGACGACGTGGTCGCGGTCGCCGATCAGCTGCGCAACGCGCTTCTCGCGGCAGCGCTCGTCGCGATCGGCGCGAAGCTCCGGCTGGAGCAGCTGCTGAGGACCGGCGGGCGCGCGCTCGCCGCGGCCGCCCTGTCGTGGCTCGTCATCCTCGTGCTGGGCTGGGGCGTCGCGGTCGTCGTGATGGCATAG